The following coding sequences are from one Polynucleobacter sp. JS-JIR-II-50 window:
- the rimI gene encoding ribosomal protein S18-alanine N-acetyltransferase — MSDISQAGEVAELSFMPMQAADLDEVLKIETVSHIHPWTKGNFSDSLAAGHWAYCIRPQVDQMVKGSYLDPAVLWAYCILFPAVDELHLLNITVSPHLRKLGLGQRMMAAIEGVAAQQKMPRIILEVRPSNTAAITLYQKLGYEQIGVRKNYYPANLETGSREDALVMAKSIKLEL; from the coding sequence ATGTCCGACATTTCCCAAGCGGGAGAAGTTGCGGAGCTCTCGTTCATGCCAATGCAAGCCGCAGACTTGGATGAAGTTCTCAAGATAGAAACCGTCTCGCATATTCACCCTTGGACAAAGGGTAATTTTTCTGATTCTTTGGCTGCTGGACATTGGGCTTATTGCATTCGGCCGCAAGTAGACCAAATGGTGAAGGGTAGTTATTTGGATCCAGCAGTGCTTTGGGCTTACTGCATCCTATTTCCTGCGGTAGATGAATTGCACCTTCTCAATATTACGGTGTCCCCCCATTTGCGTAAGCTTGGTCTGGGCCAAAGGATGATGGCTGCGATTGAGGGTGTGGCAGCCCAACAAAAAATGCCCCGAATTATCTTAGAGGTAAGACCAAGCAATACCGCTGCGATAACGCTCTATCAAAAATTGGGGTACGAGCAAATCGGCGTGCGTAAGAATTACTATCCAGCGAATCTGGAGACTGGATCTCGTGAGGATGCGCTTGTAATGGCTAAATCGATTAAGCTAGAGCTATGA
- the tsaB gene encoding tRNA (adenosine(37)-N6)-threonylcarbamoyltransferase complex dimerization subunit type 1 TsaB has protein sequence MANILAIDTSSAWCSVALSLGDKAPEFKHEAVSAGASQLLLPWVETLLANAKLSLKDLDAIAIGIGPGAFTGVRLGVAAVQGLAVSNNLPVISVCSLDAIAAQIISTNSYKMSKPQRFMIAVDARMEEIYWANYESQATQLPKRVSDIHLTKPEDLHFDGLQLIAGSALNAYSSRLPIFAGSRDGEISISALGVLECAKQSFKEGLQVDVRLLEPMYVRNKVAFTTAERELGMR, from the coding sequence TTGGCAAATATATTGGCCATCGACACCTCTTCGGCGTGGTGTTCGGTGGCTTTATCTTTAGGTGATAAAGCACCAGAGTTCAAGCATGAAGCTGTTTCAGCGGGTGCCAGCCAACTCCTATTGCCCTGGGTGGAGACACTACTGGCTAATGCAAAACTGTCTTTAAAAGATCTTGATGCTATTGCTATTGGTATTGGACCTGGTGCATTCACGGGAGTTAGATTGGGTGTTGCGGCAGTACAGGGTCTCGCTGTTTCAAATAATCTTCCAGTCATATCCGTATGTAGCTTAGATGCCATAGCTGCGCAAATCATAAGTACCAACTCTTACAAAATGAGTAAGCCTCAACGATTCATGATTGCCGTTGATGCACGCATGGAAGAGATTTATTGGGCGAACTATGAGTCTCAAGCTACTCAATTACCAAAACGCGTGAGTGATATTCACCTTACAAAGCCTGAAGATCTTCACTTTGATGGCCTGCAACTCATAGCGGGTAGTGCTTTAAATGCCTATAGCAGTCGCTTGCCGATATTTGCTGGCTCAAGGGATGGCGAGATCTCAATTTCTGCATTGGGTGTCTTAGAGTGCGCCAAACAGTCATTTAAAGAAGGTTTGCAGGTAGATGTTCGACTGCTTGAGCCAATGTATGTCCGCAATAAAGTAGCTTTCACTACCGCAGAGCGTGAATTGGGAATGAGGTAA
- a CDS encoding VOC family protein, with amino-acid sequence MSTKPFKILGIQQIAIGGENKDRLKKLWVDMLGFEYKSTFVSERENVDEDICAIGSGAHEIEVDLMQPFDIEKKPAVHQTPLNHIGLWVDDLPKAVEWLSANGLRFAPGGIRKGAAGYDITFVHPKGNDEFPIGGEGVLIELVQAPPEVIAGLSS; translated from the coding sequence ATGAGCACTAAACCATTCAAGATTTTAGGTATCCAGCAAATCGCCATAGGCGGCGAAAATAAAGATCGACTCAAGAAGCTTTGGGTTGATATGCTTGGGTTTGAATACAAAAGCACTTTTGTCTCTGAGCGTGAAAACGTGGATGAGGATATTTGTGCGATTGGTTCCGGTGCCCATGAGATTGAAGTTGATCTCATGCAGCCATTTGATATCGAAAAGAAACCAGCTGTACATCAAACACCCCTGAACCATATTGGTTTGTGGGTGGATGACCTCCCTAAAGCGGTTGAGTGGCTCTCAGCCAATGGCCTGCGCTTTGCTCCAGGAGGCATCCGCAAGGGTGCTGCAGGCTATGACATTACTTTTGTGCACCCCAAGGGAAATGACGAGTTTCCGATTGGCGGTGAAGGGGTGCTCATTGAGCTGGTTCAAGCGCCTCCCGAAGTGATTGCAGGATTGAGTTCATAA